In the genome of bacterium, the window GTGTACATCTGGGTTACGGTATTGCCGCTTTCATCCCTTAGCGAGATCGGGATCTTCTTGCCGCCGACTATTTTGGCTTCCTTGTTGTTGGTGGCCGAGATCCTGGGATTGGATATGGTATTGGCCTTGCGGCTGGACTCCAAAGCCGAAATGGTGGCATTCAACTGGGCAAAGGAGCGGATGGTTCCGACATTGACCCCGGGACGGTCTCCGGTGGGCAGCAATTGAGGCACCTGAATGCCCGGACTTTCCACTCCCAAATTTTTTGTTTCTAAATTAGCGGCATAGCTTCCCACATTGGCCAAGGACCAGTTGATCCCCAGATCCTTGGTGGCGTCCATATCCACGTCTATGATCCGGGCGATGATCTCCACCTGCTGGGTCGGGGTGTCAAGCTGAACTATGAGGTTTCTGGCTTCAGCCTGTTTGTCGGCCACGTCGGTTATCACCAGGGCATTGGTCCTCTTATCAACCTGGATTCCGCCCCGGTCGCTTAATATCTTTTGGATGGATCCGGACAGTTCGCTGGCCACGGCATACTGGATGGCATAAACCACGGTCTTTAGTTCCACCCCCAGGCTGCGGCCGCGCACTTCTTCCTGCATTTTGGCCGGGGTTCCCACCCGGATGATGGTGGAATCTTCGCCCCAGTCGGCGATCATGGCGGCCGATTTAACCATTTCGTTGAAGGCCATTATCCAAGGGACATCCTTTAAACGCATGCTGATGTTGCCCTTGACGTCGCCGCCGATGATCAGGTTGCAGTTGGCCAGCTGGGCCATTCCCCTGAGAACTGCCACGATATCGGAATTCTCCAGGTTCAAAGAAACTTTCTTGCCGGCCAGGCCCCTTTTGCTTCTGGCAGGATAGGTGGGCGTCTTGGCAGCCACATAGACCGGCTGGGCCGGCTGCATGGGAGTAACAGGCAGGGCCTGATACTGCGGAGGAGCCGCCGGGGCCGTCGGTGTGGCAGGAGTTTCCTCCACCACCGGTGGCGGAGTATAAGGTCTGACCGGCTGTTCTACCACCGGGACCGGAGCTGCCGGAGCCGCCGGAGTTGGGGTGACCGGGACCGCCGGGGCGGCCGGTTGTTCCACCACCGGGGCCGGGGCAGCCGGAGCAGCAGGCGCCGGAGTGACCGGTACTGCAGGAACCATCGGAGCTGGTGTCTCTTCCATTACCGGAGCAACGCCGGGAGCATTCTGGGTAACACCTGTTGCCGGTGCTGAAGCCACCTGCATTTCGGCAGTAGTGGCCTTCCATTCGGCAAACTGGGCCGTTTCCTTGGTGGTAAGCTTGATGACGATATCGCTTTCCTCGGTCATCAGAATGTAAGAAGGCGATGAGGACATCTCTATCACCACCCTGGCGATCCCGCCCTCCCGGTCGAAATGGCTGGTGCTGATGGTATTGATGCCTCCCCTGTTCAGGTTCAGGGTCTTATTGCCGAAACCGATGGTGGCTCCCTTGATGTCCAGCACCAGGCGGTCCGGCTTGGTCAGGGTAAAATCCTTGGCATCGGGCACGTCATCACAGCTGATGACCACCTCGGTAACGCCTTCGAATTTCCTGACGACGATGTCGTTGATCTTGACGGCCCAAACCATTTGGCTTAAGGCCATCACGGCCCCGGCAACCAGAGCCAGCCTGATTCCGATTTTGGAGTTACTCATTTGCTTCGCCTTTTTTATAGACTTTATATATCATTTATTGGTTGATTCGCAAATCCTGGCTCTCCCGCGTCAGCGGAAGGGAAAAATCTATGGATTTCCCCTTGTCCACCTCCTGCCGGAACACTATGCTGGTGTCTTTGATGGCCACCACCCGGCCGCCTATCAACTGGTCGCCCTCCTTAACGACATATCCCACGCCCTGGTTATCGTGGACCAGGGCCAAACGCCCGTTGGTCCCTTCGATGATGCCGGTCAGGGAAATGTTGGAAATGTCCAGCGTGCCAATGCTGTTCTCGCCGCTGCCTTCGCCCCGCTTTTGGATCACCGATTTGAACGGGTCTCGGCT includes:
- a CDS encoding AMIN domain-containing protein, with product MSNSKIGIRLALVAGAVMALSQMVWAVKINDIVVRKFEGVTEVVISCDDVPDAKDFTLTKPDRLVLDIKGATIGFGNKTLNLNRGGINTISTSHFDREGGIARVVIEMSSSPSYILMTEESDIVIKLTTKETAQFAEWKATTAEMQVASAPATGVTQNAPGVAPVMEETPAPMVPAVPVTPAPAAPAAPAPVVEQPAAPAVPVTPTPAAPAAPVPVVEQPVRPYTPPPVVEETPATPTAPAAPPQYQALPVTPMQPAQPVYVAAKTPTYPARSKRGLAGKKVSLNLENSDIVAVLRGMAQLANCNLIIGGDVKGNISMRLKDVPWIMAFNEMVKSAAMIADWGEDSTIIRVGTPAKMQEEVRGRSLGVELKTVVYAIQYAVASELSGSIQKILSDRGGIQVDKRTNALVITDVADKQAEARNLIVQLDTPTQQVEIIARIIDVDMDATKDLGINWSLANVGSYAANLETKNLGVESPGIQVPQLLPTGDRPGVNVGTIRSFAQLNATISALESSRKANTISNPRISATNNKEAKIVGGKKIPISLRDESGNTVTQMYTIGMVLTVTPHINSAQNITMDVKTEISDLDATATILGGVVILTNEATTQIMINDGETAVIGGLLQTKGGKSVKGVPILMNIPVIGALFRSSSTTTAKREILIFLTPNIIK